One Diabrotica virgifera virgifera chromosome 3, PGI_DIABVI_V3a genomic window carries:
- the LOC126881240 gene encoding uncharacterized protein LOC126881240 — protein sequence MGTNKIGRTCPSTMIVTSNQECISVVFFPVHVGHYNELGRLRIDETDRIKIAGKLSQGVPIGRVILEKVHPVERVHLIEKKDLTNIVRDFSIGYTIKRHKNDAVSVQLWVKAMQLLENNPVLFYKNSEEDDEVVFDKNDFVLIIMTEVQKKSLISFCQDKICIDGTHGLNQYGFQLYTIVIVEEYGSGVPAAFCFSNRSDETLFQHFFQCIKDSVGLLSPNVFMSDDYNAFYNAWKSVMSEVPNRLGTKFWKNIR from the exons ATGGGAACAAATAAAATTGGACGTACATGTCCATCTACTATGATTGTTACAAGTAACCAAGAATGCATATCAGTTGTTTTCTTTCCTGTACATGTTGGTCATTATAATGAACTAGGGCGTTTAAGAATTGATGAGACAGACAGGATTAAAATAGcag GTAAATTGTCTCAAGGGGTCCCAATAGGCAGAGTGATATTAGAGAAAGTGCACCCAGTGGAGAGAGTTCACTTGATTGAAAAAAAGGACCTTACCAACATTGTACGAGATTTTTCAATTGGATACACTATCAAAAGGCACAAAAATGATGCAGTCAGTGTACAATTATGGGTCAAAGCCATGCAATTATTGGAAAACAACCcagttttattttataaaaacagTGAAGAAGATGATGAGGTAGTGTTTGATAAAAATgattttgttttaataataatGACAGAAGTTCAGAAAAAGTCACTTATTTCATTTTGTCAAGACAAAATCTGCATTGATGGCACTCACGGTTTAAACCAGTATGGATTTCAATTATACACAATTGTTATTGTTGAAGAATATGGTTCTGGGGTACCAGCAgcattttgtttttcaaacagaTCTGATGAAACACTCtttcaacatttttttcaatGTATTAAAGATAGTGTTGGATTATTGTCACCAAATGTTTTTATGTCAGATGACTATAATGCATTTTACAATGCATGGAAATCAGTTATGAGCGAAGTACCTAATAGACTGGGTACAAAATTCTGGAAAAATATTAGATAA